In a genomic window of Deltaproteobacteria bacterium:
- a CDS encoding adenylate/guanylate cyclase domain-containing protein, giving the protein MKFSEVIMQTLADEFLEDLKAEIIDAKRLAVDENGKVLVWTGGTTVVSFQFLVVSPQPPIPNTQSPAERRQLTVMFCDLVGSTALSEQLDPEDLREVVRTYQETCTTVIRRYDGHLAQHLGDGLLVYFGYPLAHEDDAQRAVRTGLEIIETLRRQAPPPLVGAPPFSPSPSQGEGIKLSQYPFPILRKAESMGNGAFFTGELVAYPMPRGIRAQEVLNRR; this is encoded by the coding sequence ATGAAATTTTCCGAGGTGATAATGCAAACGCTCGCCGACGAATTCCTCGAGGATCTGAAAGCCGAAATTATCGACGCCAAACGCTTGGCCGTTGACGAAAATGGCAAAGTCTTGGTATGGACGGGTGGCACAACCGTTGTTAGTTTTCAGTTTTTAGTTGTCAGTCCCCAACCCCCAATCCCTAACACCCAATCCCCAGCGGAGCGGCGGCAGTTGACGGTGATGTTCTGCGATTTGGTGGGCTCCACCGCGCTCTCCGAGCAACTCGACCCCGAAGATCTGCGGGAGGTTGTGCGCACCTATCAAGAGACCTGCACCACGGTGATCCGACGTTATGACGGACACCTTGCTCAGCACCTGGGCGATGGCTTGTTGGTCTACTTCGGCTATCCCCTCGCTCATGAGGACGATGCCCAGCGAGCAGTGCGGACGGGGCTGGAGATTATTGAGACGTTACGTCGACAGGCTCCCCCTCCTCTCGTGGGAGCGCCTCCGTTTTCTCCCTCTCCCTCTCAGGGAGAGGGCATTAAGTTAAGCCAGTACCCATTTCCCATACTTCGCAAAGCGGAGTCTATGGGCAACGGAGCGTTTTTTACGGGCGAACTGGTGGCCTACCCGATGCCGCGTGGGATTCGTGCGCAAGAGGTGCTCAATCGCCGCTAA
- a CDS encoding DUF433 domain-containing protein: MLTMETAHVHLDERGVAWIDDANVKVIEVVLDKTAHGFSPEEIHFQHPDLSLSQIHAALSYYYDHQTEIDAEIEQQVRRVDQLAAQAGDSPVRKRLRALGKLP, encoded by the coding sequence ATGCTAACAATGGAAACTGCGCATGTTCATCTCGACGAGAGAGGTGTCGCGTGGATCGACGACGCGAACGTGAAAGTTATTGAGGTGGTATTGGACAAAACAGCCCACGGCTTCAGTCCAGAAGAAATCCATTTTCAGCATCCGGATCTCTCACTGTCGCAGATCCATGCAGCATTGTCGTACTATTATGATCATCAAACAGAGATCGATGCAGAAATAGAGCAGCAAGTGCGGCGAGTTGATCAGTTGGCAGCGCAAGCAGGAGACTCTCCCGTACGAAAACGGTTGCGAGCATTGGGGAAGCTGCCGTGA
- a CDS encoding ATP-binding protein: MFTRSLRLPASGTETFFLWGPRQTGKTTLLRETYPNALWIDLLKAEEYRRYVQNPELLRAEFAVDKSVRSGGPAAQGVQVVIDEVQKVPQLLDEVHWLHENRGVHFALCGSSARKVKRGQANLLGGRAARYELYGLTGQEIGQDFNLDRMLNHGYLPRIYESDRPRRLLNAYVADYLKEEVAAEGLVRNLPVFSEFLNAAVLSDAELVNFSTIARDCGVSSHTIKGYFQILEDTLLGRWLPAYTKRPKRRVIAAPKFYFADVGIVNQLAKRGELQPGSELYGKAFENWVFHELNAYNAYSEAFATLGYWRLASGIEVDFIVNDMQFAIEAKASRRVTTDHLRGLRALVQDHPKVKQRLLVCLEPKSYRTEDGILVLPVGEFCQRLGAGELF; encoded by the coding sequence ATGTTCACACGATCACTGCGCTTACCGGCGTCGGGAACGGAAACGTTTTTCCTGTGGGGACCTCGGCAGACTGGCAAAACTACGCTGTTGCGAGAAACCTATCCCAACGCCCTATGGATCGATCTGCTCAAAGCCGAGGAGTATCGCCGCTATGTACAAAATCCGGAACTGTTGCGCGCGGAATTCGCGGTGGACAAATCCGTGCGGTCAGGCGGACCAGCGGCCCAGGGCGTCCAGGTTGTTATTGACGAAGTGCAAAAGGTTCCGCAGTTGCTCGACGAAGTCCACTGGTTGCATGAGAATCGCGGGGTGCATTTCGCCCTGTGTGGATCGAGCGCTCGCAAGGTCAAACGCGGCCAAGCCAATCTCCTCGGTGGGCGCGCCGCGCGCTATGAGCTGTACGGTCTGACCGGTCAAGAAATCGGTCAAGACTTTAATCTCGACCGCATGCTCAACCACGGCTACCTACCACGCATATATGAGTCGGATCGTCCACGGCGCCTCTTGAACGCCTATGTCGCCGATTATCTCAAGGAGGAAGTAGCCGCAGAGGGACTCGTCCGGAACCTGCCCGTCTTCTCCGAGTTCCTTAATGCCGCCGTGCTCTCTGATGCCGAGCTGGTCAATTTCTCGACGATTGCGCGCGACTGCGGCGTTTCGAGTCACACGATCAAAGGCTATTTCCAGATTCTGGAGGACACCTTGCTTGGTCGCTGGTTGCCGGCCTATACGAAGCGTCCCAAACGCCGCGTGATCGCCGCGCCGAAGTTTTACTTCGCCGATGTCGGGATCGTGAATCAGCTCGCCAAGCGTGGCGAGCTGCAGCCGGGGTCAGAACTCTACGGTAAGGCATTCGAGAACTGGGTGTTCCATGAGCTGAACGCCTACAATGCCTACAGCGAGGCGTTCGCCACTCTCGGCTACTGGCGCTTAGCCAGCGGCATCGAAGTCGACTTTATCGTCAATGACATGCAATTCGCCATCGAAGCCAAGGCGTCTCGCCGAGTCACTACCGATCATCTCAGAGGTCTGCGCGCGCTGGTGCAGGACCACCCCAAGGTCAAGCAGCGGCTCCTGGTCTGCCTTGAGCCCAAGAGTTACCGGACCGAGGATGGGATTCTCGTGCTTCCCGTAGGCGAATTTTGTCAACGTCTTGGAGCTGGCGAATTGTTCTGA